GGGTTAGACAAGACAAAAAAAGCCGCCCAGACTCAAAAGGGCGGCTTTTTTTGTTTGTGGGGGATTTGAGGGCTGGGGAATAGGGTGTTTTTCCGAGACTTTTCGTAGTTTTTACATTGCATAATAGTCATCAAAGTAGTACACAGAAACCATACTGCTCATTGGAACAGAACATGCCAAACTATGACTTTAAAACGCTGTCTCCGGTTGATTTTGAGATACTCTCTCACGATTTAATTCAAGAGGAACTTTCTCTGACTTTGCAGTCTTTCACTTCAGGCAGAGATGGGGGAGTTGATTTTCGCTACTCGCTTGATGACTCTGGGGATATTGTGATACAATGCAAACACTACACTGATTCAGGTTATGATTCTTTACTGAATACTCTCGAAAAAAAGGAACTCCCCAAAATCCGAAAGCTCTCGCCAAAACGTTATCTGTTAACTACATCTGTTCCTCTGACGCCTTACCGCAAGGACAAGATTTTTCATCTTTTAGACCCATATATAATATCTACTAACGATATTTATGGAAAGGACGATTTAAACAATCTCCTTGGGAAATTCTCATTCATTGAAAGAAAGACCATTAAACTCTGGTTGTTTAGTCTACCACTTCTGGAAGATTTGTTACATGCTCGCATTCATAACATATCCAAGGCAGAGCTTCAACGTATTCGAGAAAAGGCAAAGCTTTACGTGCAGAATGACAGCTTTAAACAAGCGGCTGAAATCCTTGAGACACACAATTTCTGCGTTATTGCTGGATTGCCTGGCATTGGTAAGACAATCCTTGCCGAAATGCTTGCCCTTGATTATAATCGAGCTGGATACGAAATCATCAAAGTCACCCATGATATAGCAGAAGCTTGGGACCTCAACAGTACAGAGACAAAAAGACTTTTTTACTATGATGATTTCCTTGGTCAATCATCAGTTACCGAGAAGCTTCGAAAAAACGAGGATCAGTGCATTTTGGATTTCGTTCATGCAGTGCGCGATACCCCTCATACAAAGCTCATTATGACGACAAGGGAGCATATATTGCAACAAGCATATCAAGAATATGAGAAGCTGAATCGTGACCGTTTTTCTGATCAGAAATGCGTTGTTGATCTTACGAAGTACACCAGAATGAATCGTGCTCGCATCCTTTACAACCATATCTACTTTTCTGATCTTAAGCCTGAATATCGAGCCGCGTTACTTTCTAATCGCACCTATTTAACCATTGTCGATCACCGTAATTACAGCCCAAGGATTATTAAACTTCTTACAGAAAATGCTCGTCTTCGTGACGTACCAATATCTGATTATTCAGCATTTTTTAAAAAAAGCCTTGATAATCCGTTATTGGTCTGGGAGCACGCATTCGAGAGGAGTCTTTCGCAAGCAGCACGGAATTTGCTAATGGTGCTTGCCACAATGCCGCATGAGTGCTTCATGGATGATCTAAAGTCTGCGTATCACGCCTATAATCTTTTATATGCCAAATGGTATGCAGCGACAATCAGCCCACAAGATTTTCAAACTGCACTCAAAGAATTAGATGGTGAGTTCCTTAAGTACGATCCGGAAGAACTTGGTGTTATTGTGAGTTTCACAAATCCTTCCGCAGCTGACTATGTCCGCCAACATATAGAGATGAACATTGATGAACTAAACATTTTACTTGAATCAATTCATTATTATGAACAGCTAAGTATTATTTGGTCTTGGACTGCTACCCGTAAAAAGGTTATCCAGTTGATCAATAAAAATCTCAATCTTTATTCGGAAATAATGCGACGAGTAACAACCGAACAGCCATGCAGAATCATAACTTATATAATAGGAGAAAACAAAAGAAAAGATTATTGGGCACATTCTTTGGAGGAGCGTATGGCTCTCGTAACTAAAATTTCTATCAGCACAAAAGTCGCTCTAAATTCAATTGTTCAAGGCGGAATTCAGTTTGTTGAATCACGTATAGAAAGTGGTAAATTCGACAGGCGAGGACTTGCAGATTTAATCGTAGCGCTTCACAAGGTTTACGATCCTTTAAGTCGTATTTGGATTGATAAGAAGATGCCTTCTTTCATTGAGTCACTGATTGTACAACCAAGATGGGTTGATGAATTAAGGCCAATTTGCAATCTTGTTGAAGAAGAACCTGAGATGTTTACAAAGACAATGGTTGAACGTGTTGCTTTATCCTTAAAACGTGTTGCACAATCAACCTTGGACGATTCTTATCAACTTAATGCTGAAAGCTTACGAGAGGATGCCGAAGCCTTAGAATCAATGGCTAAAATAGTTTCTGTAAATGTACAAGATATAATCTTTAATTTGCGTCTGCTTGCAGATGAGAAAGATGAAGAGGCATCAGAACGCGATGAAAGTCTTGAATATTCATATAGTTCATCCAGAGATGCCGAATGCGCATCGAATGAAGATATTGATTCTCTATTTTCTACGCTTACAATGAGCACATAGATACTGGTTGCTATTCGGGAAATCTTCTGTTCTTTTCCCATCAAAGTCTCACATCCCCGGAATCCTCGGGATGTATTTCATCTTCGACAACTTGTAATAATACCCCCACCCCTTTTTCAGCCAGTGGCCGACTATCGGCATCGGGATGAACATTTCGCTGTGGCCGGTGCGATAGACGAAGCCTGCTCCGTCGCCGGTGTCCATGACGCAGAGGACGTTCAGGTGCTCCTGGTAGCCCTTCATCGGCTCCTGATGGCCGAAGTGTTCGGCGAGGCAGTTGTTGGCTGCGCATTCCGCCATGAACTCCGCGATGTGGCCCTGCTTGGCTTTCCACTCCGGCCCTTCGAGTGCCACCGAATCACCAACCGCGTACCAGCCGTTCACGCCGACCACGCGGCAGAAGTCGTCGATCTTCACGAAGCCCGCCTCGTTGAGCGGCAAGTCGGATGCCTTGACGACGCTGTGGCCCGATCCGGCGGGGATGAACATCGTCAGATCGCTCTGGAGCTTGCTGCCGTCCTCGAACACCACGCCGTCCTTCTCGAAGCGCGTGATCTTCTTGCCGTAGCGTTGCTTGAAGTTCTTCGCCTTGAACATTTTGGCCATCATGTCGAGCGCTTTCTGCCCCATTTTCTGGCCCGGCGAAGCCATCGGGGCGAAGAAGGTCATCTCGAAATTGTCCCTGATGCCGAGCTTGGTGAGCTTGTGGTGCAGGTTGAAAAACAGCTCGAAGCCGGGGCCGCCGCGCACGCCGCTGGGGTCTTTCGGGTTGCCGCCGAAGCCGAAGGCGATCTTGCCGTGGCCGCGTTCGATGAGTGCGTCGATCTTCTCCCGCAGGCGGAGCGAGTGCTCCGGCGCGCCGCAGATCGAAAGCGTGTGTTCTGCGCCTTCGTGCTTCACCTTGTCTGATCCGAGCGCGATCACGAGGAAGTCGAAGTCACTGCGGACGCCCGCTTTTTCAAGCGCGACGGAGTCCCGGCTGGAGTCGATGGAAGTCACCGTATCGAGCGTCAGTGAAAAGCCGTGTTTCCGCGCGATTTTCTCCAGCGGGAAGGCCACGTTTTTGAACTCCTCCGTGCCGACCGGAATCCAGATAGCGATGGGATAGATGAACAGATACTCTCTGGCGGAAACCACCTCGACCTCGAACCCTCGCTTGCGGAATGCGATGGCCGCCGCAACACCGGCAATGCCTCCGCCAAGAATCAGTACTTTTTTCACTTCCAATCACTGGTAATGGTTGATGCCCGAAGGCATTAGAAGACGTAAGGCCGTTAATATAGGGAAATATTGGTCATATGCCAATAATTTAAAATCGAGATATGGCTACTCGGCCTCGGCATTCACACGGAACGCATAGCCCTCGCCGGGGCGTTGTTGGTTTACAAATCGATTTAAAAATCAGGGCGTTGCGTTTTCAGGTGCTGCTCTGAATTTCACTGCGAGGAAGAGGCCGCGCGTCATTCGACCAGAGATGCGGATTTTTCAGTCAAACCGGGAGCCGTGTCATGCAACAACAACCAGACGATTTTTCGATGGTCTTCGAGGGGGCTGCCGGGCAGGGTGTCCAGACAATCACCTCATTGCTGCTTCCTCTACTCAGAGACGGCGGCTACCATATTTTTTCGTGCACGGAGTTCATGTCCCGCATCCGGGGCGGCAGCAACAGCACCGAGATCCGCATAACCGGAAAGCCGCGCCGCGCCTATGTTTCCCGCATCGACCTCTTGCTGGCGCTGACGCCCTACGCATACGACCGGCTCCACGCGCGGTTGCATGAACGCGCGCTCATTTTTGCCGAAAAGGCGCAGTTCGGCGAGCATTGGGACGAGCGCTGCATCGAGACGCCGCTGGGCCGGTTCGCAGCCGAGGCTGGCGGAGCGGTGTACGCCAACGTTTCGGCAGTCGGCGTGGTGCTTGCCGTGCTCGGTATTCCGCTCGAACGGTGCCAGGAGTATCTGCGGGAGCAGTTCGCGGGCAAAGGCGAGGAGGTGGTCGAGCGCAACATCCGGGCGGCCCGGCTCGGCTACGAGTTCGGAGTTCAGTTGCCCGCCGACCGGAGGCCGAAGCTGCCTGAACCGGCGGCGGAAATTCGCGGCGACTCGCTCATGATGGACGGCACCTCGGCGATTGGCATCGGGGCCATTGCCGCCGGATGCAATTTCATCTGCTCCTATCCCATGTCGCCCGGCACCGGCGTTCTGACCTTTCTGGCGGCGCGGGCGAAAACGTTCG
This genomic window from Chlorobaculum limnaeum contains:
- a CDS encoding NAD(P)/FAD-dependent oxidoreductase — encoded protein: MKKVLILGGGIAGVAAAIAFRKRGFEVEVVSAREYLFIYPIAIWIPVGTEEFKNVAFPLEKIARKHGFSLTLDTVTSIDSSRDSVALEKAGVRSDFDFLVIALGSDKVKHEGAEHTLSICGAPEHSLRLREKIDALIERGHGKIAFGFGGNPKDPSGVRGGPGFELFFNLHHKLTKLGIRDNFEMTFFAPMASPGQKMGQKALDMMAKMFKAKNFKQRYGKKITRFEKDGVVFEDGSKLQSDLTMFIPAGSGHSVVKASDLPLNEAGFVKIDDFCRVVGVNGWYAVGDSVALEGPEWKAKQGHIAEFMAECAANNCLAEHFGHQEPMKGYQEHLNVLCVMDTGDGAGFVYRTGHSEMFIPMPIVGHWLKKGWGYYYKLSKMKYIPRIPGM
- a CDS encoding restriction endonuclease, with the protein product MPNYDFKTLSPVDFEILSHDLIQEELSLTLQSFTSGRDGGVDFRYSLDDSGDIVIQCKHYTDSGYDSLLNTLEKKELPKIRKLSPKRYLLTTSVPLTPYRKDKIFHLLDPYIISTNDIYGKDDLNNLLGKFSFIERKTIKLWLFSLPLLEDLLHARIHNISKAELQRIREKAKLYVQNDSFKQAAEILETHNFCVIAGLPGIGKTILAEMLALDYNRAGYEIIKVTHDIAEAWDLNSTETKRLFYYDDFLGQSSVTEKLRKNEDQCILDFVHAVRDTPHTKLIMTTREHILQQAYQEYEKLNRDRFSDQKCVVDLTKYTRMNRARILYNHIYFSDLKPEYRAALLSNRTYLTIVDHRNYSPRIIKLLTENARLRDVPISDYSAFFKKSLDNPLLVWEHAFERSLSQAARNLLMVLATMPHECFMDDLKSAYHAYNLLYAKWYAATISPQDFQTALKELDGEFLKYDPEELGVIVSFTNPSAADYVRQHIEMNIDELNILLESIHYYEQLSIIWSWTATRKKVIQLINKNLNLYSEIMRRVTTEQPCRIITYIIGENKRKDYWAHSLEERMALVTKISISTKVALNSIVQGGIQFVESRIESGKFDRRGLADLIVALHKVYDPLSRIWIDKKMPSFIESLIVQPRWVDELRPICNLVEEEPEMFTKTMVERVALSLKRVAQSTLDDSYQLNAESLREDAEALESMAKIVSVNVQDIIFNLRLLADEKDEEASERDESLEYSYSSSRDAECASNEDIDSLFSTLTMST